ACTCTATGGAAAAGTACAGGAAGTTCCACAAACGGAAACAACACCTTTTTACCCCAGAAGTCCGTATGCGGTGGCTAAAATGTACGCCTACTGGATTACAGTGAATTACAGGGAGGCATATGATATGTTCGCGTGCAATGGAATTCTTTTTAATCATGAATCGCCTATACGAGGAGAGACCTTTGTTACCAGAAAGATAACCCGAGCGGTATCCCGAATTGTCCTGGGACTCCAGGATAAGTTTTATCTCGGGAATCTGGACGCACAGAGAGATTGGGGTCACGCCAAAGACTACATTCGAATGATGTGGATGATCCTACAGGCCGATGAAGCTGAGGACTGGGTGATAGCTACAGGTAAGACCACCAAGGTCAGAGAATTTGTCAGAATGAGCTTTGCTGAGGCAGGTGTTGAACTTGAATTCAAAGGAGAGGGAGTTGAAGAAAAGGCAATAGTAAAGGCATGTAACAACGAGAAATACCAACTGCCTGCTGGGAAGGAAGTGCTGAGCATTGACCCACGTTATTTCAGGCCAACAGAGGTAGATATCCTTGTAGGTGATGCTACAAAGGCGAGAGAGAAATTAGGGTGGATTCCTAAATATGACCTTCAGGGCCTTGTAAAGGATATGATGGAAAGCGATTTAAAACTTATGCAAAAACAACAATACCTTAGGGATGGAGGCTACCGCATTAAAAATTATTTTGAATAAGACTATTTCCAATGCCTGAAAAAATCCTTATTACCGGAGGAACCGGAATGGTCGGAAAGAACATTCTGGAGCATCCTAAAGCCCAAGACTATGAAATCCTGCATCCGAGCAGTAAGGAACTAAACCTGCTAAGTAAGGAGCAGGTGAAGGAGTATTTGACAAAATACCATCCTGATGTCATTATCCACGCTGCAGGTCTGGTAGGAGGAATACAAGCTAATATGGCTAATCCTGTAGGATTTCTTGTCCAGAATCTCGACATGGCGAGAAACCTGATAGGAGTAGCATATGAACTAAAAATTCCGAAACTTCTCAATATAGCCAGTTCCTGTATGTATCCGAGGAGAGCTGCGAACCCCTTAAAGGAGTCAATGATACTCACTGGAGAGCTTGAACCTACAAATGAAGGCTACGCTCTAGCCAAAATATTCGGTACCCGTTTGTGTGAATATATCAGCAAAGAAGACACACAATTGTCCTATAAAACATTGATTCCTTGTAATCTCTACGGTAAATTCGACAAATTTGATCCTAAAAACTCCCATATGCTTCCAGCTGTAATCAGGAAGATAGACCAGGCAGTTCAACAGCAAAATAATGAGGTGGAAATATGGGGAGATGGCGAGAGCAGGAGGGAATTCATGTATTCAGAAGATCTTGCTGATTTTATATTTTATGCAATGCCTAGATTTGAAAAATTACCACAGAATCTCAATGTAGGCTTGGGCTTCGACTATTCAATCAACGAATACTATGCAACCATAGCCAAGATTTTGGGATATAAGGGAGGGTTCAAACACGATTTGTCTAAACCCGTGGGGATGAAAAGGAAATTGATAGATAACTCCGCACTGAAAAATTTTGGATGGCAAGCGAAAACATCTCTCGAAGAAGGGATCTTAAAAACGTATCAGTATTATAAAACTCTTGAGAATGACAAATTATAAATTAGCTTCTTCTACCTGGGATGATGCAGAAATTAAGGCTATCCAGTCTGTAATTGACAGGGACATGTATACGATGTCTGATAGTGTTAAGCAGTTTGAATCTGAGTTTGCCGATTACGTGGGTTCGAAATACTGCGTGATGGTTAATTCTGGCTCCTCTGCCAACTTATTGGCAATCGCTGCACTATTCTATACTAAAAAGCCAAAATTAAAACGTGGCGATGAGGTAATTGTACCGGCTGTTTCCTGGTCTACCACCTATTTCCCTTTATATCAATACGGCCTGAAGTTGAAATTTGTGGATGTAGACCTTAAGACCCTTAATTATGATCTGGACGCTCTGGAAGAAGCCGTCACTGAATCCACGAAAATGATCCTTGCCGTAAATCTCCTGGGAAATCCGAATGATTTTAGAAAGATAAAAAAGATCATTGGGTCAAAAGATATTTTGCTCTTTGAAGACAATTGCGAGTCCATGGGTGCTACCTTCGAAAACAAACATGCCGGTACCTTTGGGATTATGGGGAGTTTTTCTACCTTCTTTTCCCACCATATTTCTACTATGGAAGGAGGTCTAATTGTTACTGATGACGAAGAATTATATCATATACTGCTATCCACAAGGGCCCATGGTTGGACGAGAAACTTACCTGATGACAATCGGGTTTCACCTAGAGGATCAGATTGGTTTCTGGAATCATTTCGGTTTGTCCTTCCCGGATATAATTTAAGACCCCTGGAAATGAGCGGGGCCATCGGAATTGAGCAACTAAAGAAACTTCCCGGTTTTATTGATCAAAGGAGGAAGAACGCGGCTTATTTCACCAGTAAATTTAAAAACCATCCTCATTTCCTGATTCAGCAGGATACGGATAAGAGCAGTTGGTTCGGTTTTAGTCTTATTATTAAACCCGATTCGCCTCTTGACAGAGCATCGATTATCGATAAATTAAATAAAAATGGGATAGAATCCAGACCCATTGTGACCGGGGATTTTACAAAGAATGAAGTACTCCGATACTTTGATTATGAGATTCACGAATCGCTTTCTAACGCAAAATATCTTGATAAGAAAGGTTTTTTTGTAGGAAATCACCAAATCCCGCTAAACAAGGAAATCGATCATTTGTATGAAGTTCTTCGAGGATAGAAAATCTCGTTTGCATGCAAGGAGCCTTAATCTGCTCGTGCAATTAAAGCGTTCATTTTTATTTAAGGTCCTTTCAATGGGCCTTTCCTTTTTACTGGTAAGATTCCTTTTAAAGTACCTTGAAATCGAAGATTACGGACTTTGGGCTGTTGTCCTTTCTTTTCTACATTGGATCGTATTTTTTGATTTAGGAATCGCCAATGGAGTAAAAAACAAACTCGCCGAAGCCCTGAGTAATGATAATATGGCACTGGCGCGGAAATACCTCAGCACTGGGTACATTGCGCTCTTCGGCTTTTCGGCATTGATCTACCTCTCAGTATTTTTATTTTCCGGGCTAATCAATTGGAAAGCCCTCCTGAATTCTCAGAAATACGACAATGAATATCTTGGAACGCTAGTATTAATTGTTTTGTTTTTCACTCTGGCAAACTTTGTTCTATCACTCATCAATGCGGTTTTCAATGCAGTACAAAAGGCGTCATTAGTAGTTGTTAACCAGTTTTGTTTTCAACTCTTAGCCATGGGTGTCGTCCTTTTACTCATTAGTTATACAAGTTCTGATTTACACCTTCTGGCCATCGGCTACGGCTTGAGTATGTTTTTCGCAAATTTAGGATTGAGTATATGGTTCTACTCGCGTAACCTTGAACTGAGACCTTCTTGGAAACTGTATGAAAAGGAATTGCTGAAACCCGTTCTTTCTCTGGGGTTAAGGTTCTTTTTTCTTCAAACCACAATGATGGTTATCCTTACAACAGACCGCTTCATTCTTTTACAACTGACCAATCCTGAAGAGGTTACGCGCTATGATGTGATATTCAGATATTTCAATCTGTTGATGGTGCTGCACACTTTAATAAACGCGCCTCTGT
This DNA window, taken from Muriicola soli, encodes the following:
- a CDS encoding DegT/DnrJ/EryC1/StrS family aminotransferase, whose product is MTNYKLASSTWDDAEIKAIQSVIDRDMYTMSDSVKQFESEFADYVGSKYCVMVNSGSSANLLAIAALFYTKKPKLKRGDEVIVPAVSWSTTYFPLYQYGLKLKFVDVDLKTLNYDLDALEEAVTESTKMILAVNLLGNPNDFRKIKKIIGSKDILLFEDNCESMGATFENKHAGTFGIMGSFSTFFSHHISTMEGGLIVTDDEELYHILLSTRAHGWTRNLPDDNRVSPRGSDWFLESFRFVLPGYNLRPLEMSGAIGIEQLKKLPGFIDQRRKNAAYFTSKFKNHPHFLIQQDTDKSSWFGFSLIIKPDSPLDRASIIDKLNKNGIESRPIVTGDFTKNEVLRYFDYEIHESLSNAKYLDKKGFFVGNHQIPLNKEIDHLYEVLRG
- a CDS encoding lipopolysaccharide biosynthesis protein — its product is MKFFEDRKSRLHARSLNLLVQLKRSFLFKVLSMGLSFLLVRFLLKYLEIEDYGLWAVVLSFLHWIVFFDLGIANGVKNKLAEALSNDNMALARKYLSTGYIALFGFSALIYLSVFLFSGLINWKALLNSQKYDNEYLGTLVLIVLFFTLANFVLSLINAVFNAVQKASLVVVNQFCFQLLAMGVVLLLISYTSSDLHLLAIGYGLSMFFANLGLSIWFYSRNLELRPSWKLYEKELLKPVLSLGLRFFFLQTTMMVILTTDRFILLQLTNPEEVTRYDVIFRYFNLLMVLHTLINAPLWSMYTEVYEKKDFLWIEKTMKNLLRLSGGYLVILVVMILLGDSVIKIWLSKGDMGLTTTNYILMAILILFSIVHSILAYFSNGISQTNLQLITSLIGAAINIPLSIVFVNYYHMGLNGVILATIISLSLFCFTGPFQVIKVIRSLKQELQSPA
- the gmd gene encoding GDP-mannose 4,6-dehydratase, yielding MKVALLTGVTGQDGAYLSEFLLKKGYEVHGIKRRSSIFNTERIDHIYEDPHVENPHFFLHYGDMTDSTNLIRLIQQIQPDEIYNLAAMSHVHVSFEIPEYTANTDALGTLRILDAVRLLGMEKKTRIYQASTSELYGKVQEVPQTETTPFYPRSPYAVAKMYAYWITVNYREAYDMFACNGILFNHESPIRGETFVTRKITRAVSRIVLGLQDKFYLGNLDAQRDWGHAKDYIRMMWMILQADEAEDWVIATGKTTKVREFVRMSFAEAGVELEFKGEGVEEKAIVKACNNEKYQLPAGKEVLSIDPRYFRPTEVDILVGDATKAREKLGWIPKYDLQGLVKDMMESDLKLMQKQQYLRDGGYRIKNYFE
- a CDS encoding GDP-L-fucose synthase family protein codes for the protein MPEKILITGGTGMVGKNILEHPKAQDYEILHPSSKELNLLSKEQVKEYLTKYHPDVIIHAAGLVGGIQANMANPVGFLVQNLDMARNLIGVAYELKIPKLLNIASSCMYPRRAANPLKESMILTGELEPTNEGYALAKIFGTRLCEYISKEDTQLSYKTLIPCNLYGKFDKFDPKNSHMLPAVIRKIDQAVQQQNNEVEIWGDGESRREFMYSEDLADFIFYAMPRFEKLPQNLNVGLGFDYSINEYYATIAKILGYKGGFKHDLSKPVGMKRKLIDNSALKNFGWQAKTSLEEGILKTYQYYKTLENDKL